Proteins co-encoded in one Conexivisphaerales archaeon genomic window:
- a CDS encoding V-type ATP synthase subunit E, translating into MGTETQSGAEALLRELERKKQKELSSIEEEFKKKAEELERQARAEIQSIQRRAEAESAIRAQSETNRIIGAARLEAKRLLFDAMEKMMSSNVQRLNELLKSYVESESYRKLLLRMAKYASSRLGKGMLVSCRAEDKQLLNSNGYKTVDNDLQCLGGIKAYDASKTLELDLTFEELLRMKDEQIRSAIMEKIG; encoded by the coding sequence ATGGGAACCGAAACACAGTCAGGAGCTGAGGCGCTACTCAGGGAACTGGAGAGAAAGAAGCAGAAAGAGCTCAGCTCCATCGAAGAGGAATTCAAAAAGAAGGCGGAGGAACTCGAGAGACAGGCAAGGGCTGAAATACAGTCGATTCAGAGGAGGGCGGAAGCTGAATCAGCTATCAGGGCTCAGAGTGAGACGAACAGGATTATAGGTGCTGCAAGGCTCGAAGCAAAGAGGCTGCTCTTCGACGCAATGGAGAAGATGATGTCTTCTAACGTTCAGAGGTTGAACGAACTTCTGAAGAGCTATGTTGAAAGCGAATCCTACAGGAAGCTTCTCCTCAGAATGGCAAAATATGCCTCTTCAAGGCTTGGAAAAGGAATGCTGGTATCATGCAGGGCAGAGGATAAGCAGTTGCTGAACAGCAATGGATACAAGACAGTCGACAACGACCTTCAGTGTCTGGGTGGAATAAAAGCTTATGATGCTTCAAAGACTCTTGAGCTTGACCTGACTTTTGAAGAGCTGCTCAGGATGAAGGATGAACAAATCAGGTCTGCAATCATGGAGAAGATAGGCTGA